A single region of the Halopiger xanaduensis SH-6 genome encodes:
- a CDS encoding calcium/sodium antiporter, protein MLSGTSLDVVLLAAGIVALYGGAELLVAGAGRLALGIGLRAATVGVTVIAFATTAPELFVSTIGALNVSSDIGLGTIVGSNIANIGLVLGVSALIKPLSVTEIVVRRHVPFMVLAAILLVALGANGTIGRLEGAIFLLVLAGFTAYLLYYVNADPAPIMDDPDAGEGVSIRDVALVLGGLLVLVVGSRWLITGGTGLLSALGVSELVIGLTVLALGTSLPELAASAVGAVRGETEFAIGNVVGSNIYNILAVLGIVALITPIEITASTLRFELPIMVAFTVVLVGMMGYGRKLTRLDGAALVAGYVVFIYLLAT, encoded by the coding sequence ATGCTCTCCGGGACCTCGCTCGACGTCGTGCTGTTGGCCGCCGGCATCGTCGCGCTGTACGGCGGCGCCGAACTGCTCGTCGCCGGCGCCGGTCGGCTCGCGCTCGGGATCGGCCTCCGCGCGGCGACCGTCGGCGTCACCGTCATCGCGTTCGCCACGACCGCGCCCGAACTCTTCGTCTCGACCATCGGCGCGCTGAACGTCTCGAGCGATATCGGCCTCGGCACGATCGTCGGCTCGAACATCGCGAACATCGGGCTCGTACTCGGCGTCTCGGCGCTCATCAAACCGCTCTCGGTCACCGAAATCGTCGTCCGCCGGCACGTCCCCTTCATGGTCCTCGCGGCGATCCTGCTCGTCGCGCTCGGCGCGAACGGCACGATCGGCCGGCTCGAGGGTGCGATCTTCCTGCTCGTACTCGCCGGGTTCACCGCGTATCTCCTCTACTACGTCAACGCCGATCCCGCGCCGATAATGGACGATCCGGACGCGGGTGAGGGCGTCTCGATCAGAGACGTCGCGCTCGTGCTCGGCGGGTTACTCGTGCTCGTCGTCGGCTCGCGCTGGCTCATCACCGGCGGCACCGGCCTGCTGTCCGCGCTCGGCGTCTCGGAACTGGTGATCGGGCTGACGGTGCTCGCGCTCGGCACGTCGCTGCCGGAGCTGGCGGCGTCGGCCGTCGGCGCCGTCCGCGGCGAGACCGAGTTCGCCATCGGCAACGTCGTCGGCTCGAACATCTACAACATCCTCGCGGTCCTGGGGATCGTCGCGCTCATCACGCCGATCGAGATCACCGCGAGTACGCTCCGTTTCGAACTCCCGATCATGGTCGCGTTCACCGTCGTCCTGGTCGGGATGATGGGCTACGGCAGGAAACTCACGCGCCTCGACGGCGCGGCGCTGGTCGCCGGCTACGTCGTCTTCATCTACCTACTCGCGACCTGA
- a CDS encoding helix-hairpin-helix domain-containing protein gives MAILEKLKSLLGLDESDSEPRRSREVGVTVEREGSRGSDRSESTPADEAAASTDSPTEPAEESEKAPEPPGSPGPKETETDADADTAPTEAETADAEAETDEADAEPETTEIDEAEVAIEDAEPDRDVSEGDGAAAEPDAEPELEAEDESALEAEAEPEAESTDESAETESEDEPEPEAESEPEPEPEPEADETTESESVDVIKGIGPAYADRLADAGVETVDELAAADAADLAEQTDISEKRIQGWIDRAEVR, from the coding sequence ATGGCAATCCTCGAAAAGCTGAAGTCGTTGTTGGGACTCGACGAGTCCGACTCGGAGCCGCGACGCTCCCGCGAGGTCGGGGTCACGGTCGAACGCGAAGGATCGCGCGGGAGCGACCGGTCCGAATCGACGCCGGCGGACGAGGCCGCGGCGTCGACCGACTCCCCGACGGAGCCGGCCGAGGAGTCGGAGAAAGCGCCCGAACCGCCCGGATCGCCGGGTCCGAAGGAAACGGAGACGGACGCGGACGCGGACACGGCGCCGACCGAAGCGGAGACGGCCGACGCCGAGGCGGAGACCGACGAGGCCGACGCCGAACCCGAAACGACCGAGATCGACGAGGCCGAAGTCGCGATCGAAGACGCGGAACCGGACCGCGACGTGAGCGAGGGCGACGGTGCGGCCGCGGAACCGGACGCAGAGCCCGAACTCGAGGCCGAGGATGAGTCCGCACTCGAGGCGGAAGCCGAACCGGAAGCCGAGTCGACCGACGAGTCGGCGGAGACCGAGAGCGAGGACGAGCCGGAACCGGAAGCCGAATCCGAACCTGAACCTGAACCTGAGCCGGAAGCCGACGAAACGACCGAATCCGAATCCGTCGACGTCATCAAGGGCATCGGTCCCGCGTACGCCGACCGGCTCGCCGACGCCGGCGTCGAGACCGTCGACGAACTCGCGGCCGCCGACGCGGCCGACCTGGCCGAACAGACCGACATCTCCGAGAAGCGGATTCAGGGCTGGATCGACCGCGCCGAAGTCAGATAG
- a CDS encoding PAS domain S-box protein, whose product MAEPPSCQNGRSNDGDETASPTDVTLDARDLTALVSGHAVAMLDAAGRVAAWNDDANAVLGYDEAEIVGTSYRAFFPEEARAADRPDALLKRARIEGRAEDEGWRVCSDGNRCWVREVIAPIWTAGGDSDGTDHRIGDAADAVPDADVQGYGWFLHDRTEEHERELERREEAAFLESVFAAQPDILYAFDDDGNYIDWNDRVPEVTGYDDSELTELDPLEFIAPEHRDRIADSIQRILEEDEQVTVEADLLTKDGERIPYEFNSAQITEDEGTVVGFTGVGRDISDRNARERELHEEKALTESIFEAQPDLLYAYDTDRNLIQWNDQLRRITGYDPDDLEGMSPLEFIAPEDREAIGDAVRRILTEGARITAEGRLLTSEGKRLPYEFNSARITDDEGNVLGFTGIGRDVSDRKARERELERLERLNVVVRTVDETMVAAETREEIERAIVDAFADADTYRFAVVGRFDAAATAERRQWEPRTWAGRDADEIDGVIGSYVDPPAAAADRSDASSLEADAVRRYRSLRESEFEPWRRDAREHEYGAVAVVPIVAGGRSFGVLVVAAEEATAFADREREVLQEFGGTIGHAVNAMTVRRLLYRDTAVELEFESTDRGDACIDLGARANCLLAVDHVLPLTDGAYVQYVTVAGIGPDRFRDLAAEQPGIEELRNIDVQGDESRWELTIRDSTFVDLLASYGARLRSKVVDRGRATVTVEASPDAAVRELVDTIRAAYPDTTLVSKRTVEGSVETPGDFRNRVESALTDKQRTALEAAYYGGYFEWPTRNSDATAIADRLGIARQTFHQHLRVAQAKLLEYYFETSL is encoded by the coding sequence ATGGCTGAACCACCCTCTTGCCAAAACGGCCGGTCAAACGACGGGGATGAAACCGCATCGCCGACCGACGTTACGCTCGATGCCCGGGATCTGACGGCACTCGTGAGCGGTCACGCCGTCGCGATGCTCGACGCCGCCGGACGCGTCGCCGCGTGGAACGACGACGCGAACGCCGTCCTTGGATACGACGAAGCGGAGATCGTGGGGACCAGCTACCGCGCGTTCTTTCCGGAGGAGGCTCGAGCCGCCGATCGTCCCGACGCGCTCCTCAAGCGGGCGCGCATCGAGGGACGAGCCGAGGACGAAGGGTGGCGCGTTTGCAGCGACGGCAATCGGTGTTGGGTCAGGGAGGTGATCGCGCCGATCTGGACGGCCGGGGGCGACAGCGACGGCACCGATCACCGCATCGGCGACGCCGCCGACGCCGTGCCGGACGCCGACGTGCAGGGGTACGGCTGGTTTCTCCACGACCGAACCGAGGAACACGAGCGCGAACTCGAGCGCCGCGAGGAGGCGGCGTTCCTCGAGAGCGTCTTCGCGGCCCAACCCGACATTCTCTACGCGTTCGACGACGACGGGAACTACATCGACTGGAACGACCGCGTCCCGGAGGTGACGGGGTACGACGACTCCGAACTGACCGAACTCGACCCCCTCGAGTTCATCGCGCCGGAGCATCGCGACCGGATCGCCGACTCGATCCAACGGATTCTCGAGGAGGACGAACAGGTCACCGTCGAGGCAGATCTGCTCACGAAGGATGGCGAGCGGATCCCCTACGAGTTCAACAGCGCGCAGATCACCGAAGACGAGGGCACCGTCGTCGGGTTTACCGGCGTCGGCCGCGACATCAGCGACCGCAACGCGCGCGAGCGGGAACTCCACGAGGAGAAGGCACTCACCGAGAGCATCTTCGAAGCCCAGCCGGACCTGCTCTACGCGTACGACACCGACCGAAACCTGATCCAGTGGAACGACCAACTCCGTCGGATCACCGGCTACGACCCCGACGACCTCGAGGGGATGTCCCCCCTCGAGTTCATCGCACCCGAAGACCGCGAGGCGATCGGCGACGCCGTCCGTCGAATTCTCACTGAGGGGGCGCGCATCACCGCCGAAGGGCGGCTCCTGACGAGCGAGGGCAAGCGGCTCCCCTACGAGTTCAACAGCGCCCGGATAACCGACGACGAGGGCAACGTCCTGGGATTCACCGGCATCGGCCGCGACGTTAGCGACCGCAAGGCGCGCGAACGGGAACTCGAGCGCCTCGAGCGGCTCAACGTGGTCGTTCGAACGGTCGACGAGACGATGGTGGCGGCCGAGACGCGCGAGGAAATCGAGCGCGCGATCGTCGACGCGTTCGCGGACGCCGACACGTACCGGTTCGCCGTCGTCGGGCGGTTCGACGCGGCCGCGACGGCCGAGCGGCGACAGTGGGAACCGCGAACCTGGGCGGGGCGGGACGCGGACGAGATCGACGGCGTGATCGGCTCGTACGTCGACCCGCCGGCCGCGGCGGCCGACCGATCGGACGCCTCCTCCCTCGAGGCCGACGCCGTCCGGCGGTACCGATCCCTCCGCGAGAGCGAGTTCGAACCGTGGCGCCGCGACGCCCGCGAGCACGAGTACGGCGCGGTCGCGGTCGTCCCGATCGTCGCGGGCGGCCGCTCGTTCGGCGTGCTCGTCGTCGCCGCCGAAGAAGCGACCGCGTTCGCGGATCGCGAGCGCGAGGTGCTCCAGGAGTTCGGGGGAACGATCGGCCACGCCGTCAACGCGATGACCGTCCGTCGGCTCCTCTACCGCGACACCGCCGTCGAACTCGAGTTCGAGTCGACTGATCGCGGGGACGCCTGCATCGACCTCGGCGCGCGGGCTAACTGTCTGCTCGCCGTCGATCACGTGCTGCCGCTCACCGACGGCGCGTACGTCCAGTACGTCACGGTTGCCGGGATCGGGCCCGATCGATTTCGCGACCTCGCCGCCGAGCAACCGGGGATCGAGGAACTTCGGAACATCGACGTGCAGGGCGACGAGAGCCGGTGGGAGCTCACGATCCGCGACTCGACGTTCGTCGATCTGCTCGCGAGCTACGGCGCGCGGCTCCGGTCGAAAGTCGTCGATCGCGGCCGCGCGACCGTCACCGTCGAAGCCAGCCCGGACGCGGCGGTCCGCGAGCTCGTCGATACGATCCGGGCGGCGTATCCCGACACGACGCTGGTCTCGAAGCGGACCGTCGAGGGCTCGGTCGAGACGCCGGGCGACTTCCGAAACCGGGTCGAATCGGCGCTGACCGACAAGCAACGCACCGCGCTCGAGGCGGCCTACTACGGCGGCTACTTCGAGTGGCCGACGCGAAACAGCGACGCCACGGCGATCGCCGATCGGCTCGGTATCGCCCGCCAGACGTTCCACCAGCACCTCCGGGTTGCACAGGCGAAACTGCTCGAGTACTACTTCGAGACGTCGTTGTAA
- a CDS encoding DUF7344 domain-containing protein, with product MSSPPVDEPTPAVAFDALATVRRRCLLAVLLERRDRSAAAGSSAATETETDTGSAPSSLSLATLATEIASLEAGQPIVSDDHCTHVHVSLVHVHLPKLADAGLVERDVATDGAGNGDETTVSLASHPLLEGDWIRTLLESPVDGGTGDDDLLDRTCEALRSARCRTVCRVLARHRGAVPVDDLAALVAAREGDGDDDRRLVDVTESEVRDVGTDLAHNRLPALADAGLVTYDRDEAVAALATDAPQWRTDWLAASPLAPVADRLETASASPSSEHAGSRRPEDASSVPDGVRGEFDVGTGRESDGDDERDGSSADRTPSCWAIDGAENIVARGHDIAAGAEDELFVTVPDDGILQRQCLERWRAAAERGVDVYVGSRSSQVRDTVRAAVPDATVCEPRLDWLNFPVDRVHHGRVVFADRERVMLVTIEDGGADGSETDDTPRVTAVTGEGPENALAALVREHLGPRLDRLESTREGRESEETDGTPSPLPM from the coding sequence ATGAGTTCTCCCCCCGTCGACGAACCGACTCCGGCCGTCGCCTTCGACGCTCTCGCCACCGTTCGCCGACGCTGTTTGCTCGCCGTGCTCCTCGAGCGGCGCGACCGATCGGCCGCAGCCGGATCGTCGGCCGCGACCGAAACTGAGACCGACACCGGATCGGCGCCCTCGTCCCTGTCGCTCGCGACGCTCGCCACCGAAATCGCCTCCCTCGAGGCCGGTCAGCCGATCGTCTCCGACGACCACTGTACGCACGTCCACGTCTCGTTGGTTCACGTTCACCTCCCGAAGCTCGCCGACGCCGGCCTCGTCGAGCGCGATGTCGCCACGGACGGCGCTGGCAACGGTGACGAGACCACAGTTTCGCTCGCGTCCCATCCGCTCCTCGAGGGCGACTGGATTCGGACCCTGCTCGAGTCGCCAGTCGACGGTGGCACCGGCGACGACGACCTGCTGGATCGGACCTGCGAAGCGCTCCGGTCGGCCCGCTGCCGGACGGTCTGTCGGGTGCTCGCCCGCCACCGCGGCGCCGTTCCGGTCGACGATCTCGCCGCGCTGGTCGCGGCGCGGGAGGGCGACGGGGACGACGACCGGCGTCTCGTCGACGTCACCGAATCGGAGGTGCGGGATGTTGGGACCGACCTCGCACACAATCGACTGCCCGCGCTGGCCGACGCGGGCCTCGTCACGTACGACCGCGACGAAGCGGTCGCCGCGCTCGCGACCGACGCCCCACAGTGGCGCACCGACTGGCTGGCGGCGAGTCCGCTTGCGCCCGTCGCAGACCGGCTCGAGACCGCGTCGGCGTCACCGTCGTCGGAGCACGCCGGCTCGAGGCGACCCGAGGACGCGTCGTCGGTGCCGGACGGGGTACGCGGGGAGTTCGACGTCGGAACCGGCCGCGAGTCGGACGGCGACGACGAGCGGGACGGCTCGAGCGCCGACCGAACGCCCTCGTGCTGGGCGATCGACGGCGCCGAAAACATCGTCGCACGGGGCCACGATATCGCCGCCGGCGCCGAGGACGAACTGTTCGTGACGGTCCCCGACGACGGCATCCTGCAACGGCAGTGTCTCGAGCGCTGGCGCGCGGCCGCCGAACGCGGCGTCGACGTCTACGTCGGCTCGCGGTCGTCGCAGGTTCGGGACACCGTCCGCGCGGCGGTCCCCGACGCGACGGTCTGCGAACCGCGACTCGACTGGCTCAACTTCCCCGTCGACCGGGTCCACCACGGCCGCGTCGTCTTCGCGGACCGCGAGCGGGTCATGCTCGTGACGATCGAGGACGGCGGAGCCGACGGGAGCGAGACTGACGACACGCCGCGCGTGACTGCGGTCACGGGCGAGGGTCCGGAGAACGCGCTGGCCGCGCTCGTGCGCGAACACCTCGGGCCGCGGCTGGATCGCCTCGAGTCGACGCGTGAGGGCCGCGAAAGCGAAGAAACGGACGGGACACCGTCGCCGCTGCCGATGTGA
- a CDS encoding shikimate dehydrogenase encodes MDVFGLLGNPVGHSLSPPMHEAAYDELDIDARYVTFEPDPDDLEDAIEGAAALGVTGLNVTIPFKQDALAVVEPDDLAARIGAVNTIDFTGDHPTGHNTDAGGALRALREQSDATLSLEDARAVVVGAGGAGRAIAFGLADAGATVDIANRTESKAHDLADEVPDATGYGLENLEELLSDADVLVNATSVGMEEDATPVPANALHGELTVMDAVYRPLETRLLRDAADVGATTVDGAWMLLYQGVEAFERWTGWDAPVDAMNEALRSRL; translated from the coding sequence ATGGACGTCTTCGGTCTGCTCGGCAACCCCGTCGGACACTCGCTGTCGCCGCCGATGCACGAGGCGGCTTACGACGAACTGGACATCGACGCGCGCTACGTGACCTTCGAACCGGACCCCGACGACCTCGAGGACGCGATCGAGGGCGCCGCGGCGCTCGGCGTGACGGGCCTGAACGTGACGATCCCGTTCAAACAGGACGCGCTCGCGGTCGTCGAACCCGACGATCTGGCCGCCCGAATCGGCGCGGTGAACACGATCGATTTCACCGGCGATCACCCCACTGGCCACAACACCGACGCCGGCGGCGCCCTGCGCGCGCTGCGGGAGCAATCGGACGCGACGCTCTCGCTCGAGGACGCCCGCGCGGTCGTCGTCGGCGCCGGCGGCGCGGGACGGGCGATCGCGTTCGGACTCGCGGACGCCGGTGCGACCGTCGATATCGCGAACCGGACTGAATCGAAGGCACACGATCTCGCAGACGAGGTCCCCGATGCGACGGGCTACGGCCTCGAGAACCTCGAGGAACTCCTCTCAGACGCCGACGTGCTGGTCAACGCTACGAGCGTCGGCATGGAGGAGGACGCGACGCCGGTTCCCGCCAACGCGCTCCACGGCGAGCTGACCGTGATGGACGCGGTGTACCGGCCGCTCGAGACGCGGCTCCTGCGGGACGCGGCCGACGTCGGCGCGACGACGGTCGACGGCGCCTGGATGCTCCTCTATCAGGGTGTCGAGGCCTTCGAACGCTGGACGGGGTGGGACGCGCCGGTCGACGCGATGAACGAGGCGCTGCGCTCGCGGCTCTAA